The genomic window TACGTCTAATTGTTGACGATACTTTACCTTTCCAAGCCCcttcgtggtggtctagtgcctaaggtactcggctgctgacccgcaggtcacgggttcaaatcccggctgctgcggctgcatttgcgatggaggtggaaatgttgtagacccatgtgctcagatttgcgtgcacgttaaagaatcccagggggtcgaaatttccagagccctccactacggcgtctctcataatcatatggtggttttgggacgttaaaccccacttatcaatcaactTTACCTTTCCAAGTTGACGTGGTACACGCCCTTATTTCACTACGTCACTAAATACGCTGGGCAAAATGGGCGTTGCCTAAACGGACGCCTACATGTCTGTAAGTTGTCTTTTTTTAGGTCTTCCTCTGCTTTGTTTTGCCCCtcattgcagatcgtgtttgtGCGTCGTAACTTACGAAAGACTTGGATTGATATAAAGATTATAGAATAAGCATATCTTGCGCACAAAAGCAACAGACATTATATGCACTAAATTTACTTAATGACCTTGGCGCCATGATTGCTTTGTCCGATCATTGCACCTATTTTACTTATCAACATTGGCGAAAAAAATGAATAACAAACACCAAAAAGAGCGAACAATCGGaaacaaaaagaaggaaggaCGAAAAAACAGAACAAACAAAGATATGAGTGAATGAAAAGGAAGCtaaataaaacaagaacaaaaaagtgaaaaaatatgAAAACTGAGTAAAAGGCAGAAAGCATACATAAATACAAAAGtccttctgcaaaaaaaaagcgaaatagaGAAGAAATTTGGAATAATGTTACGGTACAATAGGTATAAGTAGGCATACAAAATGTATTTGAATTCTTATGTACATGTTGACACGCATATAAGAACATATAtaggtatatatgtgtatgtgtatttTCTGTAAGTGTATACATTTATAGTGAAAATCTCGGGGGTCAGTATGGAAGAAGACGAGAGAAGGGTAACgtatatacgaaaaaaaaaacgaaccaatAGTGAACTCAAGAAAGCAGGAGGCCCAAGCCAATTGATGCCAGACCCGAACTGTGATACACAAGAGAGTGGAGAAAAGAACATTAAAAGGAAGGACAATGAATACGGAGAATTCAGAATAAAAGGTAAAAGATTGAAGCCAAgagcataaaagaaaaaaaacgagcaaaaAACATTTACTTGTTAGGCAAGTATTTGTAAGTCAAGACTCAGTTTAAACATCTTTGTATTAGGTCAGATAGTTTTGTACAATATATAGCTGAGTCTTCGCTCGTTCCAATTGATGTGGTTGGCAATGGGATGGTGCTCTCTACAtgtctttttcatttctttactTTTATTCTTCAAACTTTACATTTGACACTTGTCTTACTGACTATTTTTATTCGGTAGCCTGCAATATTATTGTACAGCAGAAATGGCATTTTTGTTTGATATTTATTATTTGTGAATTAAATTCTGTCCACACAAACCTGTATCTCTGTGGGTCTAGTTTCAATGAAACGATCTGTCAAAAAAAGTACGGACATGTCGATCAGCGTGCCATAATGATTTCTGAATCCTATCACAGAGATTAAACAATATTTGCATTTAGATCCCGCTATTAAACAAAGAATACCACTGAAGACATTTCCGTTCCGTGACAAAGGTTCAAGGTTACGCTAGCTAATTATCATGTGCCTACAAttatttttctattatttttcttGCGAGAGAATTTTAGTTCACAGCGCTAGTGTCCTTCGCTTCTACAGTCCTTAATCTTTAACATAGTGCAACTTTTTACGCGTTAAGAATAAAGGCAAAGAATCCTGTCAGTACGACGACACCTCGGCGCTGCGTTATGATATGTTTAGAGATAATTGGTTTAAGCTGCTAATATCTTCTTCAATCCTGTTtgatttcttccttttttttgcttcattttggtagcatgctttgctcgtTGTGAATCTTTTTTCATATGCCACAACTGATTGCTTAGGTTTCTTTAACATTTCCTAAActacatgttttctttttatagAGTAAGTAGCAAGAAGCGATATTTTGACTTTGCTGGCCTCTGTAGCTAACACAAAAACTCGGTGCTTGTCCTAATGCTCAATAAGTACTTGTCCTTGTCTACCTTTTTATGTGCAAAAGTTGATGATTGCTCATAGcgttcgcgcaaaaaaaaaattacgcggcTGGGGCCATGTGTTCGGAACGGGTGAAAAATGGGTAGAATTCCGCTCGGCCGAATTTCCCAATTTTCGCATGAAGCTACTCCTGCGCTTGCACAGCAACGTAAATACTTATTTGGTTATTGTAGACTACGAGCTACATAACAATAAAAGTTTAGTTCGTTTGGTGCCTGGAGACAAAGCGAAAACGTTTTTGCATTCTGGCAAGCGATAGAGAAAAACGCTACAAAAAAAGCATCCGGTCGCCTTAAGAGAGTGTCTTGAATCGTCAACTTACTTTTAATATATACCATAACCTTTTTTAGGAGGGTTCGTACGTAAAAGAGATGATCTTGTGGGCCCTCCTGGGAGAAAAACGACATAAAAAACTGATTGCCGTTCAATACATGATTCCCTATATTTATGCTGTATTTAGGTATTTCCCCAATCTCAAGAATGCCCTCAAAGACGCATAAAATTGGCAGAATCTCCTAGTGAAGTTGTTCACAAACACGTCTTGAGATTGCGTTTTAACGACGTTTCTCCAGTACTTTAAATAAGCAAAACAAGCGCTAGAAAAATCTTAATCTCACACAGCTCTAAATTTATAGCCTCACAAATAATGGCTGACGAAGTTAACAGCCATAAAAAGCTTGAGCAGTTCAGCATTAAAACGACAAAAAGAGCCGGAGATGATACGTCAAAACATATATGGCCTCTAATTGTCTAACAATGCAATGACGTCAAAGGATTCAACAAAAGAAAACATCAGCACAAGAAAGACTGGTGGTGCTTGATCTGCATGGAGTTTATGAGCAACACAGCACCCTCCAAGTTCTGTCTAAAATCAATTCGTGGAGTTCAAGGATTGGGCTCCTAAAGACTGTGTAAGGGCCCACAGAGTGAATTGTAAGTTTTTCTACTGAAAACAAAACTAAAGGAATGAATATATATCACTCTGTCTCGCTTTTCTCCACGCAGCGTTTTGTTTGTCCCCGCAGGTTGGGGTAAAACGAGGCGTCTCAAGCATTCTTcaattatttttaaaatactGTTTAGATTGATACTAACATGGCAATATTAATGTAACACATACCTTGTACCAAAAGAAAAGTTTCTACATTGATTTTTAATTATGTATGGTGAAATACAAATGAAATTTTACTATTTTGAACTATCGTCACATTTCACCCCACCCTATCCTATATACTGCAATTTTACTCTTTTGGTGCTCGAGCGATAAACAAAGTAAATGTTTCCTATTTAAAGAGCTGGTATGATGTTTTCATACTTAGCACGTGGCACGCTAGATTCCCAAATATTTTCGGTACTTACGAAACAGTAATCTTTCATCATATGTTTATGCAAATGGGCTGCTATGTTTATTTAAATTCAGCAAGTACTGCTGACATTCCAATGAATCATCTTCTAGTTTATTCATGCTGAAACCACTGTGCGGACATGAACCGACACATCATAAGAACTTCGTGCTGCTGTGACTTGCTAAGAGACAGGTAGTGAGTCGTCCGACCTCTAATACTGCGGAAACTCAATTTTCAGAGACTGTAGTCTCACAGTGTATACGTTGCGATGACGGCTTGCTTGTATGTTTTTGGGTACCTGCCGTGATATTCAGGGCCAATTTATGGCATCATTTTATGCAACCGCCAGGTAATCCCGCTTCACTAATACCCAATGACGTGCGCCCTTCTCATGCAGGTCCCCTGACGGGCGTGCTATGCTCTCGCTTTTCGTGCAGAAAAGTGCTGCTCGTTTGTTCTTTCTTCACGGGTGTCGCTGTGAGCCTGTGTTACTTCACGGAGAGCACACATTTCATCGTTGTGTTCTTCGGCATCGTTCACGGTGAGAAACCGAGTTACACTAGAACAACCAAGAGCAAGACGCTAAATCTCGAGAACGTCGGTTCGTCCTGTCTTGTAAGCACTTGCATAGCTGGGAAACAAGAGGTGTCCCCTACGCAGTATGGAAGAAGTCTTGTTTATCAATTATTTTCATCCGTACGTGTGCACCAATCATTCACCAGCTACGCTATGTTAATGTCAGTACAGACCATGACAAACTATGTGATAGTCTGAACAAGTGTGTCATGTTTATTTAGAGATGCTAACGCACAAGAGACAATGAATTAAAAAGTTTACACTACTCATACACACATACGGATATCATACTTCCAAGCGTTTACATTTGTGATCCCCCTGCTGCTTTTATTCACAAGATAATTTAACAATATGATTGCGTAGAAATTAACTGGGGGATACGAGTTCATAACCTCCGTCACCTTCCATGGGCCCACATCTAAGATCATATACTATCCATCTTTGTGCCAGGTTTCGAAAAACATGTCAATTCTGATTTCCCCTATGAACAAAATCTCGACGCAGAAAAAGAAAATCTACTAAAGAGGATGTCTCTTTGTCCCCCAACAATAGTCCTCATCCGGCTTGCTtctgcttcctttcttgaaaactcggtgcAGGCCACTCTTCTATCAAGGAGCTGGATGACACTGAGAATGCGCTAGTCGTTCGTGACCTGTAACTCTCGTGCACGTGGTGATAGTGCAAGGAAAGAAACCTAAGATACATACGCGTAccagccagggggggggggggggcaaagggagcgcaagtctcccccccccccctgagaaaAGTTGAAAAGGTTGAGCCCCCCATCCCCCTTTCGATAGTGGACTGCATGCTGGGGAAAACAACTAAGGCAAAATCTTTTTGTTACTGTAAATACTTAATTATATTGttatgagaaaaagaaaatattacaaGGCAAAGTTACAATGTAGAGGTATTTTTCCTGCATTTCAGCATTGACAATTTTCTTTGAAGGCTCTTAGGAATGCTTTCCGCCCTGTGCAGTAGCACTGCAGTGCAGGCTAacgctgaacaggggccctatatattacatcacttgttcatgtttttattctgctGCGACTGGCCGTTGCAAGTATAGATGGGAATGGGCGAACTTTTTATGgaccggtcaaagcatttgctgcttcagaAAAATCATTCTGTAGTCGAAAATGATTACCATCGCCGCTGCCTTGTCGAAGCGGCTGTCAGCAAATGATTGCGACTAATCACTTTAAATATTTTAGTTTTGCCTAACTGGAAGAGCCAAGAAAGGTTTGCGTGTTAATCTTCGATATATCTGATTAGCCTCGCTTAAGGCAACTTGGAGCAATAAAAGCAGCTCGCAAAGCGGCGACGaacaaagcagtggactcgagctccGTGGGAAGCTAAAATAAGTGGATAGAAATGCTAAAGATACCTTTTGTTTTTCAAGAAGTGCTTGACATTTAAAAACTGAATTCTTTGTGAGCTGTTTTAGTCACTATGTATTTCAATCAATCGTAAAATATCTACTGTTGAGGAGGCCGCCATTAACGTAATAATATTCATGCAGAAAGTTGAGAGGTAATGCATAAAGAGCGTCGCGTGTAATATTATTGCACGCATCATGCATGACAAACATATACGTGTGGTCCAAGTGCATGCTGGTTGAACTGACGCTCTTTTTTCTACGCTATTGGACAAGGCCTGTGTGTATGAAAAAATTACATGAAACTGTGAACACGTTGAAGaagttgtctctctctctctctctcgtaatatatatatatatatatatatatatatatatatatatatatatatatatatatatataccggctgACCAGTGTGGTAGGTAGCCCCCGACCCCCTCCACTAGCGAAAGAGTTGGTCGTCACTCCTCTCAAAATAGattacgattattgttgtgggacaaaaggaCGCCCTTTTTACtcaatctttcttttttctttagtgcGATTTTCAAACATAAACTCGTAGTGACCCTCTGTGGTGTGTGGCGAAAAATGATAAATGAAAAAAACGTGACAGCAGATATGTGTCCCTGTAACTTGCCGAACCATAGGGCTATTCCTCGTATTAGGCGTATATATAATGTGGCTAATATTTAGAAGAAACTTCGTTTGAGGAGATATGGGTCACATGCCAAAAGTGGGCCACATGTTTGATGTCACTGATCTAGACCAACTGATTTTTGAAAAATTACAGCCTTTCGTAAGCTGCCACAACCATGTCCTACTAGGTGTTTTGTGCGGCAGAGTTAGTTGGGAAGTTCTGTTAGCATTAGCTCTGCAAAGAGCGCGCTTGCTGCCATGCCGCTCACacacatgaacaaaaaaaaaagactgctggGCTATAGTTGGTAATCTATAACTACGGAAACTGCACAAACAAAAGACAAGAACACTGAAGGCACATGCACAAGCGTTTGTGCGTGAGCTttctctgttcttgtctcttttttttcgcacaGTTTCCGTAGTTTCGGATAACAAAACGCGAGGACGGATAAGAGAGGTGCAGCTATTAGTAAAGCTGTTTCTCTCTACTTTGCCGATGAaaatactgaacaaaattttGTTGCTGGCTCACATGTCGGAAAGAAGAGGGATTGCAAAAACACGTCAAGGGCAGCACGTGTAATCTCTGTATGGTCACGAAGCGACAAGTCTCAATGACAACAGCCGCCACGATGAGACTATAGAAGTTATGCAAACGTGCATCTTTGGCGCCATGAAATTTGGCTTAAAAACTACAGCGGTGGTGGCATGAGGCGCAAAGGAGCGCATTCAATACGGTGCACTCGGATGAACACCTAAAGAAGTTGGGCACTCATATCTTTGATGTAATTATTACAGAAATACCCCGAATGGTCTGCTCTCTTACAATAAATATTAACAAATCGGGTTCATACCCCCCACCCACAATGCTCCCATACCACGATATGAATCTGAGACACACCTCAGTGGAGAGCTCAGGAAACTTTACCACCGGGTGCTCTTTATCGAGCACCTGAAATGGGTACTAGACTATCGTGAATTTTTTCTCGCCCGTCGAAAATGCTGCCGTCACGGTGGGGAATCGATCCTGTGACTTGCGGTTGTTCTCAGTTGTGCATGGGTTCTCATCTTTAGTGCACCCTTTCCGTCCGCCGCCAGTCAGCACAGTGCAGAGGTGCGTCTCAGAAATGTCTGCTCAGTCATTTATTCAATCACTTAGGTATTTCTTGAAACTGGTCACGTGGCAAGCATAAACATAGAAAAGGTCGTACGCCTGAGTGTATGAGAACTGTTGCAATGCAGGACGCAGTATTATTTCAATATATTCGTGCATAAAGTAGATCGGGTCTACGGTCGAAGACACATTACGAATGCAGAACCATGTGCGACCGTCGAATAGTCGCAACGAGATAAAAAGAGAAAGCATAGAGTGGCGCAATCTTATTATCCATATAGCAACCCTGCGGGAAACCCTTCGCACCGTTTCTCAACGCAGAGAATACCTCAACGAACCTAAGTATTTGTTCACtcttatttattcataatactcTTGAATGTGTTTATTTGGTATAGTAACGGGTAATAACGTAGAATTCATTCTTTTGTAGCGAAATGCTGTGCTGGCCAGATCAGGTTAGTGTTCTGGTAGCTTGTAGCCTTATGCTGCAGACACCCAACTCCAGAGAGGGTTGGCGTAATACATGAAGGCCTTCCTACTTAAATGTCCTACCCACCTCTTTCAGCCCCTCTACCCAAAGAACCTTATTCTCCGGGAAGCGATACGCCTTTTTGGGACAGCTCATTCGTCAGTTCCGGCTAGTTCCTTACGAGCATGGCGTACACAAGATTAAGATAAGATGTTAAGAAGGTGCGATACAAAAAGGCCTACTTCCATGGTTTCATCGTATACCGTTATATAACTTCAGAACTTTCAAAATAGCCTAGATTATTgtgaaaactgaaaaaatatttttctgcGAATATGCACTTGCGTAAGTGTTAACATTTTCACTGCTACGTTTTTCTCAATCTTGCTATTCACATCACTTTGAATACCTTTCTTGGAAAGGTTTTTGTGTATGTGCGGCACCAGTTCCTCTCTTCTTCTTGAATTATGGCTTTTTTCGTAGAGTAAAGTGGCCCAACTGTACAAACAGGATGAACACTCCCGCGCTCAGACCCAGTACTTTGATACGAATGAAATCGTCAACCAGCACAAATGTTTACGGAACACATATTCCTACGGCCAGACAATCCACACGAAACACAACAGCTGACCAAGCAAAGGTTCACTCAGCAGGCACTTAACACCTGTTAATTGTGCGTCCCTGCATCCGTCCAGCAGTAAACATAAGCTCATCCTAGACAACAAGCAAAGCTAAGAATTATCAGCTGAACCagctcacgctacgtatatcccGCCACAGCCCAGGAGCTAATGCCAGCACTCATTTTAGGGGGGAGGGGGATCGTCTTAAGTAACATCGGAGAGGGGGGCATGACCACTACTTTatgtttttactagcagaaaaaccccatggtagcataaatactgttaatgtgtgctcgAAGATGTTTcactttatttgtttatttggtgtGCAGCAACACGACCCTTATAACGCATGCACATCCCCTCCCTTTCTATCCTCTCATACGCTCCCTCCTCTCGCTTCGCAACGACAACGCGGGCAGTGTCTGCTGGCCAACGCTCACTTCCCCTTCTCTCTCCTCTAGGCGTCCCTCCCAGTGGCGTTTAAACCACCATTGCTCATGCGCATTCCTCTCTCTTTTTCCTTACCTTATGCGACACGTTCGGATAAATGATGGTAGTGTCGTAATTTCCTTATTGTGTTAAAGGTGATGAAgtcacgctaaatatatgtaaaatgcacgcacagacgcCAACGAACACATATTACACGCATCAAAGTGGTCAGCTGGTATAAAGGGCTTGTGCTCGCGAGTATGGTAGCACTGCacactgctacgtaaataaaCTTATGCGGATAGCGCTTAACTACGATTGACGTTAAGTAGACGTGAcgactgtatcataggagtacatatgtaatgtttttatAATTGGATAGCGAGCACCACAACCACAAACGAGATTTCATGAACACGAGGGTTTATTTGATAAGAAATTTCGAGATGTGGCGTGGCTCTGTTATAGGATACTTGACTGCAGCGCGGAAGTcttgggttcgactcctgctTGCGCCATgacatttttttgggggggcattCGTGGGGTCGTCTCGGCGCCAGCTTTCGCTCGCAGTTCACGAGATAAGATTTTCGATGGCTGTTCTCGCCATTCCGAGGTAGATAAAGGCGCTGTCACCTATAGCACATATACCCGCCCGCGGCTATGTGTTATTATTCACACCATCTTACCCTACCAGACTAATTTTCATTCACCTAAAGCTAAGAGGGTGATCAGGAtcggcagacggacggatggacggacggaccaaAATGTCTGCAATGCGCAAATATGTActccctctgcttggaaattcagaGAAAGTAATTTCAGCGcctcacaaacacacacgtccttTATACAAGTGTCACAGTAGAACATGTATTATCACAGTAATATTGCGTAGTACAAGCCCGCGTTGTCATTGGGCGCTAGAACATGTgttatcgcagtaatattgcgtggtacaagctaGCGTTGTCATTGGGCCCTAGAACATGTATATCTCATAACGGCTTCATGGTTGAAAGCCTGCCGCCTCTTACAAAAGGCACGCAAGTTACTGCACACAATACCTTGACCACGGAGTGGCTGCATATCAAATTCATAAACGTTTCACGCACATAACCGATCGTGATTGAAATCATGCTACCCGAACTTTACACAGAATGCCGACATATACGAAAGCTGTACTGACACAACCCAATATAGACAACACGTTGCACTAATTCACAAGGTGAAGTTCTCGAGTAATATGATGCAATGCAAAGTGTGCAATAAGTTGTTTAAGTAGGCACTAGCGACATGGTAGTGCTACATTGTTCCACTCATAAATGGGAAGCCATAGTTTTTGTAGCTTTCCACCTTTTCGTATTCTAAGAATACACTTCTTGCCCGTTGGGGTCAGCCGGAGTGCACAAAAGGCCTTGAGCTTCCGACATGTCTGGTATAGCTCAaccaacaccaagaagtgcctgCTATGCTTTAGCAAGTGGCAGCCGGTCAGCGATCAGCGAGAAACACCTGCTTCCGTCTCTAGCAAGGCAACCTAGCGTGCTCGAAGCAGTTCTGAAGGACTGCGGCCAAATCAGTGGTCCACGCTGCCGCAATAATTATCAGGGTCACCTAGGCGTTCAACTCTAGTCACGTGACTAAATTCTCATAACATCACGCATCTTCTTTTGTCCCTGAAAGCATGTTCCGTCTAGTCACGTCACTAAAGTTCACATAACGTCACGCAACATCAGAACCCATGACTAAAAGCCTTCGTAACACACACAACTAATCAGGTGATGAAAATCACGTACTGTATAGTCAGGTCATTAAAGTCTCGTAACAGCACGTAATATCTAGTCCCGTAAATAGAATTGGGTATCACCCCGTAACTAGTCATACGGCTGAAACAACgttatgtcatgtaacaacttgtcACATGCATGACTGAAAATCACGTAGCTTCTAATTGTGTGACTAAAATTACATATATAATCAGGCGACTGTGAATCGCGTAACATCCCGTAACAACAAATTATTCGACAAAAACCACGTAACATCACGAAACTAGTGAAGTGACTGAATGTACCGTCCCGTATAAAGTAACGTGACTAAGCACCATTTAGCATCACATCACTAGTCATGCGACTAACACTATAAAACAACAGAATGTCTAGGAAGGTGATTATAAACCTCGTGACAAAAAGAACAAATCTAGTCACGAACCAAATTTACGTAAAATCCGGTAAAATCTAGTCACATGACTGGAATTcgcaacttcaactaacaactAGCAATGTGACTAAACTCGCGCAACTAGTACATTGACATGTTCCCGCCAAAAACTTATCAACATCTGCTCCGGTCACTGAAATCATGTCACGTAATAGCAAGGTGCCTGACATGTATTCGTTACAACCATACAGATTGTGCGTATAGTGTAGGTAACTGACCAAAATCGGTAAAATAATGGCCAAGCCTACTCATGTTCAGTACTACTTGGGAAAAATGCGCTTCTCTGGCAAAAGCTTGGCATTACTAGCAAAAAATTTAGAAGCTGAATTGAACAAGAGCTCTGCTGTAGGTTTTAGCCTTGCGCAACTAGTGCAAGCGGCACACAATTCCTGAGTTTGAAAAAATGCTATTTGTTAATCTTACACACGCAGGAACCACACTATCGGGGCTCTACGTTGCTTCGAACGTGCTCGTGGCTCAGCATTTTGAGAAGCGAAGAACGACTGCTTGCAGCTTCATGTTCACAGCTGGTGGACTCAACACTGTTGTCTTCCCTCCACTAATTGAATATTTCTATTCACGTTACGGTATCCACGAAGCATTCTTGCTCTACGGCGCCATACTGATGAACGCATTCCCGTGCTGTATTGCCCTGAGAAGTCCTCCGTGGATAAACAAACCGAAACCAGTCAGTCAGAAAAATGGGACAGCGTTGGATGCCGCGAACAGCTCATGCAAGCCTGCGTTTTGGAATTCCGAATCTGAAGAACTCCACAAACAAAATGGTGTCAATTGCAGCGACGAAACGCATGTATTCTTGGAGAAAAATGACGTTCAAGAAACTCAATCAAGTGCTAGTGCTAGTGTCGAGTTCGCCACCTTCCGTCCTTCAGAAAAGCGAAAAGGAAGAAACATTGTTAGGTGTATGAAAAGCGAGCTGGCACCATTCGTGACACTGAGCTTTTTAGTGAGCGCTTTGTCCTTCACGGCAGTGAACTTTGGAATGGCGTTGTACGTCCTCCTGTCAACAGATCTGGCCAGTGACCATGGAATCGAACCTTCTAGTGCTGTTTACCTCCTCCAAGCATTCTCCGTCAGTGACATCATCTTCAGAGCTCTCAGTGGTATCATCATAGACTCGAAAATTATTTCCCTCGAGTCCGTGATGCTTCTTGGATATCTCATGCAAGGCGCCGCGTTCGAACTACTCGCGTGGTTCGGATCCTTCCACATGATGTTCACTGCCTCGGCACTCATGGGTCTCACGTGTGGTGCTAGGATAGCCCTTCAAGCCCCAGTGATCGCCAAAGACTTTGGACTCAAGCAGCTGCCTGTCGTTATGGGAGCGGTGTACTTCTGCATTGGAGTTGCGTTGCTCCTCCGCCCACCAATTGTCGGTAAGTTTGCACATTCAGCAGCGTTTCCCAAATAAGATTTTTAAAACTGATTGCCCGCTAATCGTCACAAAGATCGCTTCGTTAGCAGAGTGCTTACAAAGCGATTAGAAAAACAGCCAAGGGAGTATAAACGATAAATGTTGCAATGAAGTTTTAGCTTTTAGTGGAACGACATGAACAGATCATGCACAAGGCTGTGTAAATGAACATGAATGGGCaatgtctttttctttctacAGTGGACATAAATATTAGTTGACACAAATATTGGCCGACTCAAATGAATTGGATAGGTTTCAGCGCAATTTAGACGAAGACAATTGGATACACACAGAGGACGTACagcgctcgtctgtgttctgTGCGTCTCCAATTGTC from Rhipicephalus microplus isolate Deutch F79 chromosome 7, USDA_Rmic, whole genome shotgun sequence includes these protein-coding regions:
- the LOC119179724 gene encoding monocarboxylate transporter 12 isoform X2, which encodes MPTEEQLKRDPVFGLDSRQSWITASFCGALLFLALSTISVSGVFFYGVVEAFGVNREQASWPVTLSGSVLPLAGTTLSGLYVASNVLVAQHFEKRRTTACSFMFTAGGLNTVVFPPLIEYFYSRYGIHEAFLLYGAILMNAFPCCIALRSPPWINKPKPVSQKNGTALDAANSSCKPAFWNSESEELHKQNGVNCSDETHVFLEKNDVQETQSSASASVEFATFRPSEKRKGRNIVRCMKSELAPFVTLSFLVSALSFTAVNFGMALYVLLSTDLASDHGIEPSSAVYLLQAFSVSDIIFRALSGIIIDSKIISLESVMLLGYLMQGAAFELLAWFGSFHMMFTASALMGLTCGARIALQAPVIAKDFGLKQLPVVMGAVYFCIGVALLLRPPIVGYFRDKHGSYNGLLHCTAAVNGFLLIVWTMKLLKRKRLESMTQKERLAERT
- the LOC119179724 gene encoding monocarboxylate transporter 9 isoform X1, with the protein product MPTEEQLKRDPVFGLDSRQSWITASFCGALLFLALSTISVSGVFFYGVVEAFGVNREQASWPVTLSGSVLPLAGPLTGVLCSRFSCRKVLLVCSFFTGVAVSLCYFTESTHFIVVFFGIVHGTTLSGLYVASNVLVAQHFEKRRTTACSFMFTAGGLNTVVFPPLIEYFYSRYGIHEAFLLYGAILMNAFPCCIALRSPPWINKPKPVSQKNGTALDAANSSCKPAFWNSESEELHKQNGVNCSDETHVFLEKNDVQETQSSASASVEFATFRPSEKRKGRNIVRCMKSELAPFVTLSFLVSALSFTAVNFGMALYVLLSTDLASDHGIEPSSAVYLLQAFSVSDIIFRALSGIIIDSKIISLESVMLLGYLMQGAAFELLAWFGSFHMMFTASALMGLTCGARIALQAPVIAKDFGLKQLPVVMGAVYFCIGVALLLRPPIVGYFRDKHGSYNGLLHCTAAVNGFLLIVWTMKLLKRKRLESMTQKERLAERT